The following proteins are co-located in the Diaphorobacter sp. HDW4B genome:
- a CDS encoding glycosyltransferase family 2 protein has protein sequence MKCSIVIPVYNSEKILPELLKQLNAELEKLGLLGDSELILVNDSSPDGSWDVLRSLTQLYPNLKAVNLAKNFGQHNAIMAGLQFASGDNIVLMDDDLQHSPAYIGDLLQALEKDDVCFVRFEKRQHAGWKVAGSNFNNLLASHLVEKPKDLYLSSFKAFRKHIRAAVVQYEGPYPYIDGLILRSTNRIHVIDAVHRERFTGQGNYNLKRSVSLLMKMATGFSVAPLRLAIIIGVVFGLLSLLTVVYVIVDKLMNPSVQPGWTSIVAIVLAVSGIQMLFLGLIGEYMGRLYLNINKKPQFVVREISGFSGLKKDE, from the coding sequence ATGAAATGCTCAATCGTCATTCCTGTTTATAACAGTGAGAAAATATTACCTGAGCTGTTGAAGCAGTTGAATGCCGAGTTGGAGAAACTCGGACTTCTGGGTGATTCGGAATTGATACTGGTGAATGACTCCAGTCCTGATGGTAGTTGGGACGTCTTGCGATCATTGACGCAGTTGTATCCCAATTTGAAAGCGGTAAATCTTGCGAAAAATTTTGGACAGCACAATGCCATCATGGCCGGGCTGCAATTCGCAAGTGGTGACAATATTGTGCTGATGGATGATGACCTGCAGCATTCGCCAGCGTATATTGGAGATTTGCTGCAAGCTCTTGAAAAAGATGATGTGTGCTTTGTTCGTTTTGAAAAAAGACAGCATGCAGGGTGGAAGGTAGCAGGCAGCAACTTCAATAATTTATTGGCTAGTCATTTGGTTGAAAAACCCAAGGACCTGTATCTTTCCTCATTCAAGGCATTTCGAAAACATATCAGGGCCGCGGTTGTTCAATATGAAGGGCCATATCCATATATTGACGGATTAATCCTACGCAGCACTAATCGAATTCATGTCATTGATGCTGTGCACCGTGAACGATTTACGGGTCAGGGAAATTACAATCTAAAGCGCTCTGTTTCATTGTTGATGAAAATGGCTACGGGTTTTTCTGTGGCACCGCTACGATTGGCAATTATCATTGGGGTGGTGTTTGGATTGTTGAGTCTTCTGACGGTCGTTTACGTCATTGTGGACAAACTAATGAACCCCTCGGTTCAACCAGGTTGGACTTCTATCGTGGCTATTGTTTTGGCCGTCTCGGGTATACAGATGCTTTTCTTGGGACTCATCGGGGAATATATGGGGCGTTTGTATTTGAATATCAATAAAAAGCCCCAGTTCGTTGTCAGAGAGATATCTGGATTTTCGGGGTTGAAGAAGGACGAATGA
- a CDS encoding bifunctional 2-polyprenyl-6-hydroxyphenol methylase/3-demethylubiquinol 3-O-methyltransferase UbiG — protein MNENTEIRKGLRHLLSFSVVYDTFQHAVGAYKWRERVVLNHIAPLCSATTRILDIGCGTGEILEYIPDQANYIGFDRNNEYISAARKRFAGRKAEFICEDVNKNSMSNYGNFDIVLAIGILHHLDDSIADELFETAHCALKDNGIFLALDPVYTNHQSSAARFVVGKDRGQAVRTDYEYLRLAKKRFKSTSAVVDDKPLRIPYTGIVMTCQKN, from the coding sequence ATGAATGAGAATACTGAAATCAGAAAAGGGCTGCGCCACCTGCTTTCCTTTTCGGTTGTCTACGACACTTTTCAACATGCTGTTGGTGCGTATAAATGGCGTGAGCGAGTGGTGCTAAATCATATTGCACCGCTTTGCTCGGCAACAACACGTATTCTTGATATTGGCTGCGGTACCGGTGAGATTCTTGAATACATTCCGGATCAAGCCAATTACATTGGATTTGATAGAAATAATGAGTATATCAGTGCAGCCAGAAAACGCTTTGCGGGACGAAAGGCCGAATTTATCTGCGAAGATGTGAATAAGAATTCAATGTCCAATTACGGTAATTTTGACATTGTTCTTGCAATAGGAATTCTCCATCATCTCGATGACAGTATTGCGGATGAATTGTTTGAAACAGCGCATTGTGCACTCAAAGACAACGGGATTTTTTTAGCATTGGATCCTGTATATACGAACCATCAATCGAGTGCTGCCAGGTTTGTGGTTGGAAAGGATCGAGGACAGGCGGTACGAACCGATTATGAGTATTTGCGGCTTGCAAAAAAGCGATTCAAATCCACATCAGCTGTCGTTGATGATAAGCCATTGAGAATTCCGTATACAGGTATAGTGATGACCTGCCAGAAGAATTGA
- a CDS encoding GtrA family protein, producing the protein MNAITGLGTIAALTYFDVNPIIANMAGFAVGMLFSFTLAKFFVFRRRNNTKNQMRRYVISFVAAYGLNIFVLWIMEGRLHNGMAQIMAISTYVVLMYILMRFYIFVDN; encoded by the coding sequence GTGAATGCGATTACCGGTCTTGGAACAATTGCGGCATTGACGTATTTTGATGTGAATCCCATTATTGCAAATATGGCAGGATTTGCAGTGGGGATGTTATTTAGTTTCACATTGGCGAAATTTTTTGTTTTTAGGCGTCGCAACAATACCAAAAATCAGATGCGCCGATATGTCATTTCCTTTGTTGCTGCATATGGATTGAATATTTTTGTTTTGTGGATTATGGAAGGCCGACTGCATAATGGAATGGCTCAAATAATGGCTATTTCCACGTATGTAGTATTGATGTATATTTTGATGCGATTTTATATATTTGTCGATAATTGA
- a CDS encoding NAD(P)-dependent oxidoreductase, whose amino-acid sequence MIIGSGLIATAFRQQAKELTGVCVFASGVANSMNTDEAEFLRERSLLEDSLNSLSSDEQFVYFSTCSIYDEMSFKSAYVQHKIKMESIVLQRPHSYIFRLPQLAGISRNGNTLLNYINSGIDRGELMRIWSKAERNIIDVSDVVKVVLHWLKSSPEQNLVENICNPTRTLVLDLIKTLEKIKGKKAILEVMDGGGFYEIPLGQTVEVYAKIGLNFEGDYISSVLKKYYSN is encoded by the coding sequence ATGATCATTGGTTCAGGATTGATTGCTACAGCATTTCGTCAGCAAGCAAAGGAATTGACGGGTGTCTGTGTTTTTGCGTCTGGCGTTGCCAATTCCATGAATACCGATGAGGCTGAATTTTTGCGCGAGCGCTCATTGCTCGAAGATTCATTGAATTCACTCTCATCCGATGAGCAGTTTGTATATTTTAGTACCTGCAGTATCTATGATGAAATGTCGTTCAAGTCAGCCTATGTCCAACATAAAATAAAAATGGAATCCATTGTGCTGCAGCGGCCGCATTCATATATCTTCAGATTGCCGCAGTTGGCTGGTATAAGCCGCAATGGAAATACCCTGTTGAACTACATCAATTCTGGAATTGATCGTGGCGAGTTGATGCGAATTTGGTCTAAAGCCGAGAGAAATATCATTGATGTGAGTGATGTCGTGAAGGTGGTTCTGCATTGGTTGAAATCTTCGCCTGAGCAGAATTTGGTGGAAAATATCTGTAACCCCACTCGAACGCTTGTACTTGATCTCATTAAAACGCTTGAGAAAATCAAGGGCAAGAAGGCTATTCTGGAGGTCATGGATGGAGGCGGATTTTATGAAATACCTTTGGGACAGACTGTCGAGGTCTATGCAAAAATTGGTTTGAATTTTGAAGGTGATTACATCTCTTCTGTGTTGAAAAAGTATTACTCGAATTGA
- a CDS encoding FkbM family methyltransferase, whose protein sequence is MSFIAYAQNNEDVVLFRALEGVVNGFYIDVGANDPVADSVTKAFYDRGWRGINVEPLERHWGDLERDRPEDTNLRCVAGPFDGNVDIWEPAVRGWTTASPKVVEEHKASGVSGVTHSVKMLTLAAICQQHVTGEIHFLKIDVEGFEKDVLEGMDFQSFRPWIVVVEAFDPITKMENFDEWEPLLTSQAYSFAYGDGLNRFYVANEHPELKERMKYPPNVFDDFVRIAQVVQTKRADEAEKGVAQKLEHTAALEKQVSDRVAEKSQLEAEMSHLVAEKSHLEAQLGDVQKKYSKLKGDISARDAAFEHQNSQLLELDDVHANALAELNCEKERVAEFSAKAHEWWSRALALDSELMRVKGSWSWKATYPLRVLLGVIRHPVPTLKQFVNNSIRWSLRFFSKPMSMLMRRVLGNRNFSERLNYWLLKNYPALHAHLRAIAIQNGAMVEVERPKFTHSTMNPTSQDGWFDLGLLGVFPRYPTLPEGLAFSGDDSGEPRWIRFTGHLEGHYSLAIVNRNIVSALDALTPGRVQFVPFHGKPYEKIPTLPNEQERSLGPALRRQIPDSVGDHTVSITHHYPMIGDELPSGLKLCIFFWEETSVPIETVAQLNSNFDGVVVAAESVKVALVNSGCQIPAVVLPIGIDHLIAQDTKPVQSVKPETDAPFRFLHVSSAFHRKGVDVLLDAFLDAFTGDDVVELYIKTFPNPHNQVAELLRAYSEKHKRPARVVIDEQPLDEAGMIDLYRTAHAAVLPTRGEGFNLPAAEALAMGIPVITTGYSAQIDFCTLSTAHLVGFQFAASESHVRADDACWVNPSKADLVRQFRRVRERVLADDPEIRSMRESASKYVRNIYSWENAARSVTGFSEWLMAQKNAPRSLESIALLTPWAAKCGIAEYSEKLFKNIVELDDISTKIFADTRTKKPDANVFVTWKVGDTASIIRTLERLQEQNVDAIFVQHQPSLYELSEAVCEQLSALRTRERGVYLELHSTQPLLTDFRLTPRAVRCLAQLDRIVVHKVEDLNNLLSLGLWRNVVLLKHGVVQPLPEPDVAKVRNAHNIPFDAVVLGCFGFALPHKGLDAVVGAISLLGTELERPVHMLAVCSALDDRSAHVIKSCKAQAERLGVSNQITWITDYRPIKECQELLSSVDYMVFPYRDTQESASGAVTIGLSTLKPVLVSPLSIFSDVSDVTLEMSGPNSSDICMKVVEWESASEETKTLLLEKQREWLRVRDWTSVSQRLLSMASVLRREALMQKKSQESRLLHFPQTNVKPSRRLFVDISELYVRDAKTGIQRVVRNILSELEKNPLPGYSVQPVYGVKGKGFFHASASDFPFNAIEGAPIFPGVDDIFLGLDLAAHLFPEAEEDLASFKRAGTKIFYVVYDIIPLRYKEYAFPGIECAFENWLIGLNRYADGVLCISKAVADDVESWLIEHGGKREGLALGYFHLGADFQDEQVMQSDVASGWSVPTQLQDAPIFLMVGTLEPRKGHAQILRVFEHLWSEGVHANLVIVGKAGWNVEALISALKESKHFNQSLFWFESLDDAALNQLYSSATCLIAASYAEGFGLPLIEAAQKGLNIIARDIPVFREVGEGYVSYFDGERDDAIRAFMYEWMQLFASEKVISSRGMKWKTWGESADDLKQFLCASNHDVSMGKSMEKISENIFC, encoded by the coding sequence ATGAGCTTTATTGCGTACGCCCAGAACAATGAGGACGTCGTCCTGTTTCGCGCGCTCGAAGGCGTTGTCAACGGGTTCTATATCGACGTTGGTGCAAACGATCCTGTCGCTGACTCGGTGACAAAGGCGTTTTATGACCGGGGATGGCGCGGTATCAACGTGGAGCCGCTGGAGCGACATTGGGGAGATTTGGAACGAGACAGGCCGGAGGATACCAATCTTAGATGTGTGGCCGGCCCTTTTGACGGCAATGTGGACATTTGGGAGCCAGCGGTTCGTGGCTGGACCACCGCTTCCCCCAAAGTGGTTGAAGAGCACAAAGCTTCGGGTGTTTCCGGTGTGACGCATTCGGTGAAGATGTTGACCTTGGCCGCGATTTGCCAGCAACATGTGACGGGCGAGATTCACTTCCTCAAAATCGATGTCGAAGGTTTCGAGAAAGATGTGCTCGAGGGCATGGACTTTCAGTCCTTTCGCCCATGGATAGTGGTGGTGGAGGCGTTCGATCCGATCACCAAGATGGAGAACTTCGATGAGTGGGAGCCCTTGCTGACTTCCCAAGCTTACAGCTTCGCATATGGCGATGGGCTCAATCGATTCTATGTGGCCAACGAGCACCCTGAACTCAAGGAGAGGATGAAATATCCTCCCAACGTGTTTGACGATTTTGTACGCATTGCGCAAGTGGTTCAGACCAAGCGTGCTGACGAAGCTGAAAAGGGAGTGGCTCAGAAGCTTGAACATACGGCGGCGCTTGAAAAGCAGGTAAGTGACCGTGTAGCCGAAAAGAGTCAGCTCGAAGCAGAGATGAGTCACCTCGTAGCCGAGAAGAGTCACCTCGAAGCGCAACTTGGCGACGTTCAAAAAAAATATTCAAAGCTCAAGGGCGATATTTCCGCGCGCGACGCTGCGTTCGAACACCAGAATTCACAGTTGCTCGAACTCGATGACGTTCATGCGAATGCTCTTGCCGAGTTGAACTGCGAAAAAGAGCGTGTCGCAGAGTTTTCGGCAAAAGCGCATGAGTGGTGGAGCAGGGCACTTGCGCTCGACAGTGAACTCATGCGGGTAAAGGGAAGCTGGTCGTGGAAAGCTACCTATCCGTTGCGGGTGCTGTTGGGGGTGATCAGGCATCCAGTCCCGACCCTCAAGCAATTTGTCAATAACTCGATTCGATGGAGTCTGCGCTTTTTTTCGAAGCCGATGTCCATGCTGATGAGGCGTGTACTTGGCAATCGCAACTTCAGCGAACGTCTCAACTACTGGTTGCTCAAGAACTACCCTGCGCTGCACGCTCACTTGAGAGCGATTGCAATTCAGAATGGCGCCATGGTGGAAGTCGAGCGGCCGAAATTCACCCATTCGACGATGAACCCCACATCTCAGGATGGTTGGTTTGATTTGGGCTTGCTTGGGGTGTTTCCAAGATATCCAACCTTGCCGGAAGGCCTGGCGTTTTCAGGAGACGACAGCGGCGAGCCTCGTTGGATTCGATTCACCGGTCACCTGGAAGGGCACTACAGCCTAGCCATCGTCAATCGAAATATCGTGTCTGCATTGGATGCGCTCACGCCGGGACGGGTGCAATTTGTTCCGTTCCACGGTAAGCCTTACGAAAAAATACCAACGCTGCCAAATGAGCAGGAGCGTTCATTAGGTCCTGCGCTGCGACGCCAAATTCCAGATTCGGTCGGTGACCATACCGTTTCCATCACCCATCACTATCCGATGATTGGTGATGAGTTGCCATCGGGATTGAAGCTGTGCATCTTTTTTTGGGAGGAGACATCCGTACCCATAGAAACTGTTGCCCAGTTGAACTCCAACTTTGATGGCGTAGTCGTCGCGGCAGAATCGGTCAAGGTGGCTCTGGTCAATTCAGGCTGTCAAATTCCCGCGGTAGTACTGCCAATCGGCATCGATCATCTCATCGCGCAAGATACCAAACCAGTGCAATCCGTGAAGCCCGAGACGGATGCACCGTTTCGGTTTCTGCACGTATCGTCCGCATTCCATCGAAAAGGTGTGGATGTCTTGCTTGACGCATTTCTCGATGCATTCACGGGTGATGATGTTGTCGAACTCTATATCAAGACATTTCCCAATCCGCACAATCAAGTGGCGGAGTTGTTGCGGGCCTATTCGGAGAAACACAAGCGTCCCGCGCGAGTCGTCATTGATGAACAGCCGCTAGACGAAGCCGGCATGATTGATCTCTATCGCACGGCACATGCCGCCGTGTTGCCGACCCGAGGCGAAGGCTTCAATCTGCCTGCCGCAGAAGCACTGGCGATGGGCATTCCGGTCATCACTACCGGGTATAGCGCACAGATCGATTTCTGCACACTGTCCACGGCACACCTTGTGGGGTTCCAGTTTGCGGCGTCAGAGAGCCACGTGCGGGCGGATGATGCTTGCTGGGTCAATCCAAGCAAAGCCGATCTGGTCAGACAGTTCCGGCGAGTGCGTGAACGCGTATTGGCCGATGACCCGGAAATTCGCAGCATGCGGGAGTCTGCGTCCAAGTATGTGCGCAATATCTATTCTTGGGAAAACGCTGCAAGATCCGTTACCGGATTTTCCGAATGGCTGATGGCGCAGAAAAATGCCCCCCGAAGTCTGGAGTCCATTGCACTGCTGACGCCTTGGGCCGCAAAGTGCGGAATCGCCGAATACAGCGAAAAGTTGTTCAAGAATATCGTTGAGCTGGACGACATCTCAACCAAGATTTTTGCAGATACACGCACCAAAAAACCAGATGCCAATGTCTTCGTCACTTGGAAGGTGGGGGACACAGCCAGCATCATTCGCACGCTTGAACGTCTCCAAGAACAGAATGTAGATGCGATTTTTGTCCAACACCAGCCGAGTCTCTATGAGCTGTCTGAGGCGGTTTGCGAGCAACTGTCTGCGCTGCGGACACGCGAGCGAGGCGTTTACCTGGAATTGCACTCCACCCAGCCTTTGCTCACTGATTTCAGGTTGACACCACGTGCGGTACGGTGCCTTGCGCAATTGGATCGCATTGTCGTGCACAAGGTGGAAGATCTCAATAACCTGTTGTCTCTTGGACTTTGGCGCAACGTCGTGCTCCTGAAGCATGGTGTTGTACAGCCACTTCCTGAACCAGATGTAGCCAAGGTTCGCAACGCGCACAACATTCCCTTTGATGCGGTGGTCTTGGGATGCTTTGGCTTTGCCCTTCCTCACAAGGGTCTGGATGCAGTGGTTGGTGCTATTTCGCTTTTGGGGACAGAGCTCGAGCGCCCAGTTCACATGCTGGCTGTCTGTTCCGCGCTGGATGATCGAAGCGCGCATGTGATCAAGAGCTGCAAGGCCCAGGCAGAACGGCTGGGTGTATCGAATCAAATCACCTGGATTACTGACTACCGTCCGATCAAAGAATGTCAAGAACTGCTTTCATCGGTCGACTACATGGTGTTCCCTTATCGAGACACACAGGAAAGTGCCAGTGGTGCGGTCACCATTGGTCTGTCGACATTGAAGCCCGTTTTGGTGAGTCCGTTGAGCATCTTTTCGGATGTGAGCGACGTCACCCTTGAAATGTCGGGACCGAACTCAAGTGACATCTGCATGAAGGTGGTTGAGTGGGAGTCGGCATCGGAAGAAACGAAGACGTTGCTGCTCGAAAAGCAACGTGAATGGTTGAGGGTACGCGATTGGACGAGCGTGTCGCAACGATTGCTGTCCATGGCGAGCGTGCTGAGGCGTGAGGCGTTGATGCAGAAGAAAAGTCAGGAAAGCCGACTGCTCCATTTCCCCCAAACCAATGTGAAGCCAAGCCGGCGCTTGTTTGTGGATATCTCGGAGCTGTATGTCAGAGATGCAAAAACGGGCATTCAGCGAGTTGTCAGGAATATTCTGAGTGAGTTGGAAAAAAATCCGCTTCCCGGTTATTCGGTACAGCCGGTATATGGGGTGAAGGGGAAAGGATTCTTTCATGCGTCAGCATCGGATTTTCCTTTCAACGCAATCGAAGGTGCCCCGATTTTTCCTGGTGTCGACGACATATTTCTCGGGCTGGACCTTGCAGCACACCTGTTTCCGGAAGCGGAGGAGGATCTAGCGAGTTTCAAACGTGCAGGCACAAAAATATTCTATGTGGTGTACGACATTATTCCGCTGCGCTACAAGGAGTATGCATTTCCGGGAATTGAGTGTGCATTCGAAAATTGGCTGATCGGGCTGAACAGGTATGCGGATGGAGTTCTTTGCATATCGAAAGCGGTTGCTGATGACGTTGAATCCTGGTTGATCGAGCATGGTGGTAAGCGGGAGGGTCTTGCGCTGGGCTACTTCCACCTTGGGGCCGATTTCCAAGATGAGCAGGTGATGCAGTCCGATGTGGCTAGTGGATGGTCAGTGCCAACGCAGCTACAGGACGCTCCGATTTTTTTGATGGTTGGAACACTTGAACCAAGAAAAGGCCATGCTCAAATTCTGAGAGTATTTGAACATCTGTGGAGTGAGGGTGTTCATGCCAATCTTGTTATCGTGGGCAAAGCTGGATGGAACGTTGAAGCGCTGATATCGGCACTGAAGGAGAGCAAACACTTCAATCAATCTTTATTCTGGTTTGAGAGTCTGGATGACGCAGCACTGAATCAGTTGTACTCCTCTGCGACTTGTCTTATCGCCGCCTCATATGCAGAAGGATTCGGCTTGCCATTGATCGAGGCTGCCCAAAAGGGATTGAATATCATTGCAAGAGATATACCTGTTTTCCGTGAGGTGGGCGAGGGATATGTTTCCTACTTTGATGGAGAGCGTGACGATGCCATCAGGGCCTTTATGTATGAATGGATGCAGCTCTTTGCATCTGAGAAAGTCATTTCAAGCCGAGGAATGAAATGGAAGACATGGGGCGAAAGTGCTGATGATTTGAAGCAGTTTCTGTGCGCCTCTAATCATGATGTGTCCATGGGTAAGTCAATGGAAAAAATATCTGAAAATATTTTTTGTTGA
- a CDS encoding ABC transporter ATP-binding protein: MSALIVENVGKAYKRYPGKWARMWEWISGREMHEKTWVLRNINFKIAKGEAVGIIGVNGAGKSTLLKIITGTTQPTNGKIDVNGRVAALLELGMGFHSDFTGRQNVFMAGQLLGLKADEIAACMPAIESFAEIGDYIDRPVRMYSSGMQMRLAFSVATAVRPDVLIVDEALSVGDAYFQHKSFNRIREFRQQGTTLLIVSHDKSAIQALCDRAILLERGHVAKDGAPEEVMDFYNALIAERENSSIQTTKTDDGKTATRSGTGEVTVTDIVLEDESGRVIEWVDVGQRVTLRIDVKVHSDVERLVLGYGIKDRLGQVVFGTNTDLKKQEVYSAKSGECLRYRIQFPANLGPGSYSIQTALCSTETHLVNNYEWRDLAHVFNVVNINKPGFDGYAWIDPTIGIEKL; this comes from the coding sequence ATGAGTGCTCTGATTGTTGAGAACGTCGGCAAGGCGTACAAGCGTTACCCAGGCAAATGGGCGCGCATGTGGGAGTGGATTTCCGGCCGGGAGATGCATGAAAAGACATGGGTGCTTCGTAATATCAATTTCAAGATTGCAAAGGGCGAAGCGGTTGGCATCATTGGTGTGAACGGTGCGGGCAAAAGCACGCTTCTGAAAATCATCACTGGCACTACGCAACCCACCAACGGAAAAATCGACGTCAATGGACGTGTGGCGGCATTGCTGGAGCTCGGAATGGGCTTCCACTCTGATTTCACCGGACGTCAGAACGTGTTCATGGCGGGTCAATTGCTAGGTTTGAAAGCGGATGAAATTGCCGCCTGCATGCCTGCCATCGAGTCGTTTGCTGAGATTGGTGACTACATCGACAGACCGGTGCGGATGTACTCCAGCGGCATGCAGATGCGCTTGGCGTTCAGTGTGGCCACGGCCGTTCGGCCCGATGTGTTGATCGTGGATGAGGCGCTGTCGGTTGGAGATGCGTATTTCCAGCACAAAAGCTTCAACCGAATCCGTGAATTCCGACAGCAGGGAACAACGCTGTTGATTGTGTCTCACGACAAAAGTGCAATCCAGGCACTTTGCGACCGAGCCATTCTTCTTGAGCGCGGACATGTCGCCAAGGATGGCGCGCCGGAAGAGGTCATGGACTTCTACAACGCACTTATCGCCGAGCGTGAGAACTCGTCCATCCAGACCACCAAAACCGACGATGGCAAGACAGCGACACGCTCGGGAACGGGCGAGGTCACCGTCACGGATATCGTTCTCGAAGACGAGAGTGGGCGAGTCATCGAGTGGGTGGATGTCGGGCAGCGGGTCACCTTGCGCATTGATGTCAAAGTCCATTCTGATGTGGAACGCTTGGTGCTGGGCTATGGCATCAAGGATCGATTGGGTCAGGTAGTCTTTGGAACCAATACGGATCTCAAGAAGCAAGAAGTCTATTCGGCCAAAAGTGGTGAATGCTTGCGATATCGAATCCAGTTTCCCGCCAATCTGGGGCCGGGAAGCTATTCAATTCAGACGGCCTTGTGCAGCACTGAAACTCATCTGGTGAACAACTACGAGTGGCGCGATCTGGCCCATGTGTTCAATGTGGTCAACATCAACAAGCCGGGTTTTGACGGATACGCGTGGATAGATCCCACGATTGGGATCGAAAAGTTATGA
- a CDS encoding ABC transporter permease: protein MREFHGRYRESLLGAFWSVVNPLTMIIIYTVIFGQLMRPTLPGHESTPFAFSIYLCAGVITWNLFSEMLGRLNNVFLENGNMIKKSNFPRACLPVIVTVSALINFGIIFAIYLAFLVVIGHWPGWALLSLIPLLVLQLLFTLGLGVLLGTINVFFRDVGQLTGVVLQFWFWLTPIVYTMGSLPAGAQKAFQYNPLQPLISGYQQIFLDGTVPDFAKLLPLTLITFMLLILAARFFMKRVGELVDEL, encoded by the coding sequence ATGCGCGAGTTCCATGGCCGATATCGTGAATCACTTCTGGGGGCGTTTTGGTCGGTGGTCAACCCACTGACGATGATCATCATTTACACCGTGATCTTTGGTCAGTTGATGCGCCCGACTTTGCCGGGGCATGAAAGTACACCCTTCGCTTTCAGTATTTATCTTTGCGCGGGTGTCATTACTTGGAACCTGTTTTCGGAAATGCTGGGAAGACTGAATAACGTCTTTCTTGAAAATGGAAACATGATCAAGAAGTCCAATTTTCCCCGAGCCTGTCTGCCGGTCATCGTGACGGTATCGGCACTGATCAATTTTGGAATTATTTTTGCGATTTATCTTGCATTCCTGGTCGTCATAGGTCACTGGCCGGGCTGGGCCTTGTTGTCTCTCATTCCACTGTTGGTCTTGCAATTGCTGTTCACATTGGGGTTGGGTGTATTGCTTGGCACCATCAATGTATTTTTTCGGGATGTGGGGCAGTTGACGGGCGTGGTCTTGCAATTCTGGTTTTGGCTCACTCCCATCGTGTACACGATGGGCTCGCTTCCTGCCGGTGCTCAGAAAGCATTTCAGTACAACCCCTTGCAGCCACTGATCTCCGGATATCAACAGATTTTTCTTGATGGTACGGTGCCTGATTTCGCGAAGCTGCTTCCATTGACGTTGATTACGTTCATGCTTTTGATTCTTGCCGCACGTTTTTTCATGAAGCGTGTTGGTGAATTGGTGGACGAACTGTGA